A window of Ananas comosus cultivar F153 linkage group 4, ASM154086v1, whole genome shotgun sequence contains these coding sequences:
- the LOC109709368 gene encoding uncharacterized protein LOC109709368, giving the protein MGQVKSKKGEVGAQSTAAAASNEALEFVKNNYATFFEGSEGKEIKTFDEFYHAIFEMIEKFSLDKGSMQFKIPSKDKLEKAFKANHPNDKKNLTKEEFEKIITSVIGFDSFFIGQGARDPLLFIFGAPVLTLLVKRFIPGLRSISDDIVIPAATSGSVIILAMTNKL; this is encoded by the exons atgggcCAGGTCAAGTCCAAGAAAG GGGAGGTGGGGGCTCAATCAACTGCTGCAGCAGCATCTAACGAAGCACTTGAATTCGTAAAAAACAATTACGCCACCTTTTTCGAGGGTAGCGAGGGTAAAGAAATAAAGACGTTTGATGAATTTTACCATGCAATTTTCGAGATGATCGA AAAATTTAGTCTAGACAAAGGGTCCATGCAATTCAAGATACCATCAAAAGACAAGCTAGAAAAAGCATTCAAG GCCAATCATCCTAACGATAAGAAAAATCTAACCAAAGAAGAATTTGAAAAGATCATCACCTCAGTCATCGGATTCGACAGTTTCTTCATCGGCCAGGGCGCGAGAGATCCTCTCCTCTTCATCTTTGGTGCTCCCGTCCTTACTCTTTTGGTTAAGAGGTTTATCCCTGGCCTGAGATCGATATCGGACGACATCGTCATCCCTGCCGCCACTTCTGGATCAGTCATTATTCTCGCCATGACGAATAAGTTGTAA
- the LOC109708746 gene encoding uncharacterized protein LOC109708746 encodes MGQRCGKQHDQPIPKGREESKKAKQSSLHLFFFLSLFSTLCFFFAVRFLSTSSSSLSFFGDKEIAFYNNYTSHSWHRHSPCSFLSNNSSICCDRTSYHSDICFMSGDVRTHSHASSVVLYPPSNVTINRNSSAEEKIRPYPRKWEGIIMDRISELRLRAAAPQDAPHPCDVRHDVPAIFFSAGGYTGNVFHAFNDAILPLYITSHRLRRRVVLVVLNYHHWWFIKYREILAGISDYPPIDFSNNTRTHCFPGAVAGLRFHGTLAIDPAKLSDETMSMQTFQHMLEEAYNEPKETKPPRRPKLVVVSRGATRVVENEGEVVQLARAVGFDVEVLRPTDRMPMARVYASLSRCDAMMGVHGAALTHFLFMRPGATFIQVIPLGVKNVADTCYRDPAVRAGLRYAEYEVLPRESSLSRKYGADDVVVRDPERVQGKKAWDVTKQVYLEGQNVTLDIRRLRKTLARVFETVVADRRRLLNL; translated from the coding sequence ATGGGTCAAAGATGTGGTAAACAACATGACCAACCCATCCCCAAGGGTAGAGAAGAGAGCAAGAAGGCCAAGCAAAGCTCCctccatctcttcttcttcttgtcccTCTTCTCGACACTCTGCTTCTTTTTTGCGGTCCGCTTCCTCTCGACCTCGTCCTCTTCTCTCAGCTTCTTCGGAGATAAAGAGATAGCATTCTATAATAATTACACCAGCCACAGTTGGCACAGACATTCTCCTTGCTCTTTCCTCTCCAACAACTCTTCCATTTGCTGCGACCGAACGAGCTACCACAGCGACATTTGCTTCATGTCAGGGGACGTTCGAACGCATTCGCACGCTTCGTCGGTCGTCCTTTATCCGCCTAGTAACGTGACGATCAATCGCAACAGCAGCGCAGAAGAAAAGATTCGACCTTACCCGCGAAAATGGGAAGGGATCATCATGGACAGGATTTCCGAGCTTCGACTCCGGGCCGCTGCCCCGCAAGACGCTCCGCACCCGTGCGACGTCCGCCATGACGTCCCCGCCATCTTCTTCTCGGCCGGCGGATACACGGGCAACGTATTCCACGCCTTCAACGACGCAATCCTCCCGCTCTACATCACGtcccaccgcctccgccgccgcgtaGTTCTCGTCGTCCTCAACTACCACCACTGGTGGTTCATCAAGTACCGGGAGATCCTCGCCGGCATCTCCGACTACCCTCCGATCGACTTCTCCAACAACACGAGGACCCACTGCTTCCCGGGGGCTGTCGCGGGGCTCCGCTTCCACGGCACCCTCGCCATCGACCCCGCGAAGCTCTCCGACGAGACGATGAGCATGCAAACCTTCCAGCACATGCTCGAGGAAGCGTATAACGAGCCGAAAGAAACGAAGCCCCCGCGGCGGCCGAAGCTGGTCGTGGTGTCGCGGGGAGCGACGAGGGTGGTGGAGAACGAGGGGGAGGTGGTGCAGCTGGCGAGGGCGGTCGGGTTCGACGTGGAGGTGCTGCGGCCGACAGACAGGATGCCTATGGCGAGAGTCTACGCATCCCTGAGCAGGTGCGATGCGATGATGGGCGTGCATGGTGCCGCGCTGACGCACTTTCTGTTCATGCGGCCCGGCGCGACGTTCATTCAAGTTATACCGCTCGGAGTGAAGAACGTCGCCGACACTTGCTACCGCGATCCGGCGGTGCGCGCGGGGCTGCGGTACGCCGAGTACGAGGTGCTCCCGAGGGAGAGCTCGTTGAGCAGGAAGTACGGGGCGGATGATGTGGTGGTGAGGGATCCGGAGAGGGTGCAGGGCAAGAAGGCGTGGGACGTGACCAAGCAGGTGTATTTGGAAGGGCAAAATGTCACCCTCGATATAAGACGTCTTAGAAAGACGCTCGCCCGAGTTTTTGAAACTGTGGTTGCGGACAGAAGAAGACTGCTGAATTTATGA
- the LOC109709348 gene encoding protein SPT2 homolog: MRGYESNGFRQRVDDYEEDYDHDEYEEEASEAEEEEREAPKPTREEQDFLKLREQLKDKFRRKLKTQTASDFGRVSSTQVKRTAVPNDKFGSFFGPSKPVIAPRVIEESRSIRETKHIVAKASSSSSKRDPLSSEVKPKAHYQQPKVVNETKKKAQTLKDMRDYSFLLSDDSDLPSPAAKEAPSSRNVSVPRSDGRPSQELSKKSKLPTMSKPASSLASNGRESKNLVSTNRHVQTKVGSTKEAPPNRHTPASTESIRKVVSSGVANGPRQVVGSKALTQKVPVRSADSHRRSADSHRPIGKVPMHSADSQRPIGKVPVQSTDSRRSIGKVVNDPGLKKNSLPVKPHASTTQNRYPEQKRIASGLDKVKIAPKQPIAPKKPLPSSKPQPSKQISSHATHDDRPKKKPAKRPFEEDDDEDGELAIGMIRKMFGYDPSRYAGMDEDDSDMEVGFDKIQKEERRSSKIARKEDEEQLRLIEEEERREQMRKKQKLLRER; the protein is encoded by the exons ATGAGGGGCTATGAAAGCAAT GGCTTTCGCCAAAGAGTTGATGATTATGAGGAGGATTATGATCATGATGAATATGAGGAGGAAGCTTCCGAGGCTGAGGAAGAAGAACGTGAAGCTCCGAAGCCCACCAGGGAGGAACAGGATTTTCTAAAGCTGAGGGAGCaactaaaagataaatttagacGAAAGTTGAAGACGCAAACTGCTAGTGATTTCGGTCGTGTATCTTCAACTCAAGTCAAGAGGACGGCGGTGCCAAATGATAA GTTTGGCTCCTTCTTTGGCCCTTCAAAACCTGTTATTGCTCCACGAGTTATCGAAGAAAGCCGCTCTATTAGAGAGACCAAGCACATTGTCGCTAAAGCGTCAAGTTCTTCAAGT AAAAGGGATCCCTTATCCTCAGAAGTAAAACCAAAAGCACATTACCAGCAACCAAAAGTTGTTAATGAG ACAAAGAAGAAAGCTCAGACACTCAAAGACATGAGGGACTACTCGTTTCTACTCTCAGATGATTCTGATCTTCCTTCTCCTGCAGCTAAGGAGGCGCCTTCCTCCAGAAATGTTTCAGTTCCAAGATCTG ATGGTCGACCTTCGCAAGAACTATCGAAGAAGAGCAAGTTGCCGACAATGAGCAAACCTGCAAGTAGTCTAGCTTCTAATGGCCGTGAATCAAAGAACCTGGTTTCAACAAACAGGCACGTGCAAACGAAAGTGGGGTCTACAAAGGAAGCTCCTCCAAACCGACATACGCCAGCTTCAACTGAATCTATTAGAAAAGTGGTTAGTTCTGGTGTGGCAAATGGGCCCAGACAGGTTGTTGGGAGTAAAGCATTGACTCAGAAGGTTCCAGTGCGGTCTGCTGATTCTCATAGGCGGTCTGCTGATTCTCATAGGCCTATTGGAAAGGTCCCAATGCATTCCGCTGATTCACAAAGGCCTATTGGAAAGGTTCCTGTGCAGTCCACCGATTCCCGTAGGTCTATTGGAAAGGTTGTAAATGACCCTGGTTTAAAGAAGAATTCTTTGCCTGTGAAGCCCCATGCCTCAACCACTCAAAATCGTTATCCTGAACAAAAAAGAATAGCTTCGGGATTGGATAAAGTAAAAATAGCACCCAAGCAGCCAATAGCACCGAAGAAGCCGTTGCCTTCATCAAAACCTCAg CCATCTAAGCAGATCTCTTCGCATGCCACGCATGATGACCGTCCAAAGAAAAAGCCTGCAAAACGGCCCTTTGAGGAAGACGATGATGAAGATGGTGAATTGGCTATAGGAATGATCAGGAAGATGTTTGG ATATGATCCTAGTAGGTATGCAGGGATGGATGAGGATGATAGTGACATGGAGGTTGGTTTTGATAAGATACAGAAGGAAGAGCGTAGGAG CTCGAAGATTGCTAGAAAGGAGGACGAAGAACAGCTTCGCCTTattgaggaagaagagaggCGAGAGCAGATGAGAAAGAAGCAGAAGCTACTACGCGAGCGGTAG
- the LOC109709608 gene encoding LOW QUALITY PROTEIN: kinesin-like protein KIN-14A (The sequence of the model RefSeq protein was modified relative to this genomic sequence to represent the inferred CDS: inserted 2 bases in 1 codon), translated as MEEPCRRSFRDGRFASRKAEEAACRRSQAASWLESLLGPLGLPVQPSEKEFISCLRSGLILCGAINKILPGAVPKVVGNQPIGATWDSQPLTAYQHFENIRNFLVAVDALKLPSFEASDLERDNLEAGSAAKIVDCILGLKSYHEWKQSSGGNGPGKFMKSPVAPHSASRAQSRVTCSSGLMVRCRRLDLTAPLDNKPSSEKENQKSEDAMDSLVRVLTDCMLNSKENINKDLLDLWNQGKLDPIQLFRKIVSSCPEEEQLKSLLEVHSLEENVLNNDLSQNHESYKVCSGKADSYHWRLLEAQENELAELKTMLLRTKDDFVTLQHQLQDDCKKIRFHIQELSAAAMGYNQAVKENRQLYNTLQELRGNIRVFCRIRPLIDSGAKTSIDYIGNDGSLMVLDPLKPQSARKVFQFNKVFCPTATQDDIYKDTQSLIRSVMDGYNVCILAYGQTGSGKTHTMCGPSERSSKEMGLNYKALNDLFQISRTREDVKYELQVQMVEIYNEQVRDLLAEDATSTKIEIRTCSSNGGLSLPDAIMQPVQSTEDVLFRNVILERSVLHFSMXSVLTVHVHGKDISGSTIHSCLYLVDLAGSERVDRSEATGDRLREAQHINKSLSCLGDVITALAQKNSHIPYRNSKLTQLLQNSLGGNAKMLMFAHVSPEADSYVETVSTLKFAQRASTVELGVAHSNKESSEVRELKEQIDSLKKALATKEAEKVASSLKMKENTPLSERAKQMVERTPPRSRRLSIENTTNSKVTKSTNPDDRRVPKSPIPMQKVATEYVPIHHRRSSLEGPNLGKTKSALKLNSTNEGEPLKGSNHCSQAALHGGVEAKSRINEECHSVADTDAFLQCSPLTGNLSRDQCLLLEMENLSGYDFQQNTPNRVMKSSEVVSIRDELGSKSEIKGSNSIVSSKGSHIRKSLQSIGKLINGSERRNTQRPSETPSSKFSISKNIESKSPIPIDARSRRRQSLTAVQPLSRRSSLGGKSVDSYTNMPNPRTPPPVHPSSKATKKWL; from the exons ATGGAGGAGCCATGTCGGCGATCGTTCAGAGACGGGCGCTTCGCATCGAGAAAAGCGGAAGAAGCTG CATGCAGGCGGTCCCAAGCGGCGAGCTGGCTGGAGAGCCTGCTGGGGCCTCTCGGCTTGCCGGTGCAACCCTCCGAGAAGGAGTTCATCTCCTGCTTGAGGAGCGGCCTCATCCTCTGCGGCGCCATCAACAAGATCCTCCCAGGTGCTGTTCCCAAG GTTGTCGGCAATCAGCCGATCGGGGCCACGTGGGACAGCCAGCCCCTCACTGCTTATCAGCACTTCGAGAACATCCGCAACTTTCTAGTCGCTGTCGACGCGCTAAAGCTGCCGAGCTTCGAAGCTTCCGATCTCGAAAGG GATAATTTGGAGGCCGGGTCGGCGGCTAAGATTGTCGATTGTATTCTAGGATTGAAATCTTACCATGAGTGGAAGCAAAGCAGTGGAGGCAATGGGCCTGGGAAGTTCATGAAATCGCCAGTGGCTCCGCATTCCGCCAGCCGAGCTCAGTCTCGCGTCACCTGCTCCTCGGGTTTAATGGTCCGTTGTAGGCGATTGGACCTGACGGCACCCTTGGATAACAAGCCATCTTCCGAAAAGGAGAATCAAAAGAGTGAAG ATGCAATGGACTCGCTCGTGAGAGTGCTAACAGATTGTATGCTAAACTCGAAGGAGAACATCAACAAAGATCTTCTAGATTTATGGAATCAGGGAAAATTG GATCCCATTCAGCTATTTCGTAAGATCGTCTCAAGTTGCCCTGAAGAGGAACAG TTGAAATCGCTTCTTGAAGTTCATTCACTAGAAGAGAATGTGCTGAACAACGACTTATCTCAGAATCATGAG AGTTATAAAGTATGTTCGGGAAAAGCTGATTCCTATCATTGGCGTCTTTTGGAAGCCCAAGAAAATGAACTTGCG GAACTCAAAACTATGCTCCTGAGAACTAAAGACGACTTTGTAACACTTCAGCACCAATTACAGGATGATTGCAAAAAAATAC GATTTCATATTCAAGAGCTATCTGCTGCCGCTATGGGATACAATCAAGCTGTTAAAGAAAACCGGCAATTGTATAACACGCTTCAGGAGTTAAGGG GAAATATTCGAGTGTTTTGCAGGATCAGACCACTTATTGACTCGGGAGCTAAAACTTCAATCGACTACATTGGAAATGATGGCTCGCTGATGGTTCTTGATCCGCTTAAGCCACAAAGTGCACGCAAAGTTTTCCAGTTCAACAAAGTTTTCTGCCCAACTGCGACTCAAG ATGATATATACAAGGACACACAATCTTTGATAAGATCTGTAATGGACGGTTATAATGTATGTATTCTTGCTTATGGCCAGACAGGTTCTGGTAAAACCCACACCATG TGTGGCCCATCAGAGAGATCTAGTAAGGAGATGGGGTTAAATTACAAGGCTTTAAATGACCTCTTCCAAATATCAAGAACACGAGAAGACGTGAAATACGAGCTTCAAGTTCAGATGGTTGAGATCTACAATGAGCAAGTCCGGGACCTTTTAGCAGAAGATGCAACAAGCACCAA AATAGAGATTAGGACTTGCTCAAGCAATGGTGGGTTGAGCCTTCCGGATGCTATTATGCAGCCTGTGCAATCCACAGAAGATGTTCTGTTCAGAAATGTGATCTTAGAGAGGAGTGTGTTGCACTTTTCTAT CAGTGTTTTGACAGTTCATGTTCATGGTAAAGACATTTCGGGTAGCACGATTCACAGTTGCTTGTATTTAGTGGACCTTGCGGGTAGCGAAAGGGTCGATCGATCAGAAGCCACTGGAGACAGGCTAAGAGAGGCGCAACATATTAACAAGTCTCTTTCCTGTTTGGGAGATGTCATCACAGCCTTGGCTCAGAAGAACTCTCACATCCCATACCGAAACAGCAAGCTCACACAGTTGTTACAAAACTCACTAG GTGGCAATGCAAAGATGTTGATGTTTGCTCATGTGAGTCCTGAGGCCGACTCTTATGTGGAAACAGTAAGTACGCTGAAGTTTGCACAAAGGGCATCTACTGTTGAGCTCGGTGTTGCCCATTCGAATAAAGAAAGCAGTGAAGTTCGGGAACTCAAAGAACAG ATTGATAGTCTAAAGAAGGCACTGGCAACTAAGGAAGCAGAAAAAGTTGCATCTTCATTGAAAATGAAAGAGAACACACCCCTCAGTGAGAGAGCAAAGCAAATGGTGGAGCGAACCCCTCCACGGTCTCGAAGGCTTAGCATTGAGAATACAACTAACTCAAAGGTAACTAAATCAACTAACCCAGATGATAGAAGGGTTCCTAAATCTCCAATCCCGATGCAAAAGGTGGCAACAGAATATGTGCCGATTCATCACAGACGGTCGAGCTTGGAAGGTCCAAATCTTGGAAAAACTAAATCAGCTTTAAAA CTCAACTCTACAAATGAAGGAGAACCACTTAAGGGAAGCAATCACTGTAGTCAAGCAGCATTGCATGGTGGCGTGGAAGCAAAATCGAGAATAAATGAGGAGTGTCATAGTGTAGCTGATACTGATGCTTTCTTACAATGCTCTCCTCTTACTGGTAATTTGTCAAGAGATCAGTGTCTGTTGCTTGAGATGGAGAATCTATCTGGCTATGATTTCCAACAGAATACACCGAATAGAGTAATGAAATCTAGCGAGGTAGTGAGTATCAGAGATGAGCTCGGCAGTAAGTCAGAGATAAAAGGCTCAAATTCTATTGTCAGCAGCAAAGGATCCCATATAAGAAAATCCCTACAAAGTATTGGAAAATTGATAAATGGCTCCGAAAGAAG GAACACTCAGCGCCCATCGGAAACACCATCATCCAAGTTCAGCATAAGCAAGAACATTGAGAGCAAGTCTCCTATTCCAATTGACGCGAGATCGAGGAGGCGGCAGTCGTTAACGGCTGTTCAGCCGTTGTCAAGGAGATCCTCACTTGGTGGAAAATCAGTGGATTCAT ATACAAACATGCCGAATCCGAGGACACCACCGCCTGTCCATCCATCTTCAAAGGCCACAAAGAAATGGCTATGA
- the LOC109709609 gene encoding uncharacterized protein LOC109709609: MRGFGAAGEGGGGVGDGCRQQQLRPGEGGVQPRAVHDGPQPLGPTLQNPHPPSPPLLLLLLLLLSPPLPPRPHLPTLPAPSSSSPSSPPTTPSPPKTCSQSRCPNPNPNPNPNPNSESIYSLSDLSAGVGNADRGSDLQGQVRRMLRISGENERVIREFHDLHEGARASGFGRVFRSPTLFEDMVKCILLCNCQWPRSLSMARALCELQLELNGSKPMELFQPKTPQPKEVKRKRGTEHDAAMKLETKLAENEVELVNDVDPKPLSVYSFANSELPINSASDASITIDQIGDFPSPEELAHLDADYLAKRCKLGYRAQRIISLAKSIVEGKLEIKKLEDLCKGYTLSSYDKLDEELSRLSGFGPFTRANVLMCMGFYHKIPADSETIRHLKQFHRRSCAVQSVQKDIDAIYGKYAPYQFLAYWSELWEYYEKQFGKTSDMPPSHYQLITASNMRRKASEK, from the exons ATGCGTGGTTTTGGAGCTGccggcgaaggaggaggaggagtcggCGACGGCTGCCGGCAGCAGCAGCTTCGACCTGGAGAGGGCGGTGTGCAGCCACGGGCTGTTCATGATGGCCCCCAACCGCTGGGACCCACTCTCCAAAACCCTCACCCGCCCTCTccgcctctcctcctcctcctcctcctcctcctctccccacCTCTCCCTCCCCGTCCGCATCTCCCCACCCTTcccgccccctcctcctcctctccgtccTCGCCCCCGACCACCCCCTCTCCCCCCAAGACCTGCTCTCAATCTCGgtgccctaaccctaaccctaaccctaaccctaaccctaactccgAGTCCATATATTCTCTCTCTGATCTCTCCGCTGGAGTTGGAAATGCTGATCGTGGGTCGGATTTGCAGGGCCAGGTGCGGCGGATGCTCCGGATATCGGGCGAGAACGAGCGGGTGATCAGGGAGTTCCACGACCTCCACGAGGGGGCTCGGGCGAGCGGCTTCGGCCGGGTTTTCCGGTCTCCGACACTCTTCGAGGACATGGTCAAGTGCATCCTCCTCTGCAATTGCCA GTGGCCAAGATCATTGTCAATGGCTAGAGCACTTTGCGAGCTTCAACTGGAACTTAATGGCTCTAAACCTATGGAGCTTTTTCAACCAAAAACCCCTCAACCAAAAGAAGTCAAAAGAAAGCGTGGAACGGAACATGATGCGGCAATGAAATTAGAAACCAAGCTTGCAGAAAATGAAGTGGAGTTGGTGAATGACGTCGACCCGAAGCCCTTGAGCGTCTATTCATTTGCAAATTCCGAACTCCCAATTAACAGTGCAAGTGATGCTTCCATCACCATTGATCAGATTGGAGATTTTCCGAGTCCGGAAGAACTTGCCCATCTCGATGCAGATTACTTGGCAAAACGCTGTAAACTTGGATATCGTGCGCAGCGTATTATATCTCTTGCCAAAAGTATAGTGGAGGGGAAGTTAGAGATTAAGAAGCTCGAAGATTTATGCAAAGGGTATACGCTATCCTCGTATGACAAATTGGATGAGGAGCTCTCACGTCTCTCGGGCTTTGGTCCTTTCACGCGCGCCAACGTCCTCATGTGCATGGGGTTCTACCACAAAATTCCAGCTGATTCTGAAACAATTAGGCATTTAAAACAG TTTCATCGGAGAAGTTGCGCTGTACAATCTGTTCAGAAGGACATTGACGCAATCTACGGGAAGTATGCCCCGTACCAGTTCTTGGCATACTG GTCTGAGTTGTGGGAATACTACGAGAAACAGTTTGGAAAGACGAGCGATATGCCGCCATCACATTACCAACTAATTACTGCAAGCAATATGAGGAGGAAGGCTTCTGAAAAGTAA
- the LOC109708449 gene encoding serine/threonine-protein kinase-like protein At3g51990, whose product MGYLSCRADSSIATCRSISSIVPVQPHKRRNFTSSKSKSKSKSKSASAADLSDGAVLSDDDGGKKCLSAVAAAAGCSIRRFSYAEVEAATSNFSESVLLGRGSHGAVYKAVLRGFARPVAVKRPSRRRPPSPPAPAAARDEVENEIDILSSLRGPRLVNLLGFSASDGGGGGGGREVVLVMEYMPNGTLYDLLHSNPRPPGWARRMRLALQTAKALLTLHSARPPVIHRDVKSANVLLDRNLDARLGDFGSGGTAAAAASASASASAAGSTPPAGTLGYLDPSYVTPDSLSTKTDVFSFGILLLEIMSGRKAIDVAHSPPSVVEWAVPLLRKGKVAALFDPRIPPPRDPAARRRLAGLAASCVRSCRERRPSMDQVVDQLKALSRTLPSRAWNGLVVGNPCSVVDTQGGAISKLRPHGGLNSELRFINEDEIEEPEPSASAAAVEEEKEKEEDEDEDEETLIFAKKPPSAAAKGSRPSRNAKVFSEAGTRESRNLMELMADSSFVSGQRSIISRARTVHLARSVCDDKNSLPFLRRNQTVRTVLFEKISS is encoded by the coding sequence ATGGGCTACCTTTCTTGCCGGGCCGACTCCTCCATCGCGACGTGCCGCTCCATCTCCTCCATCGTCCCCGTCCAACCCCATAAACGCAGGAATTTCACCTCTtctaaatctaaatctaaatctaaatctaaatctGCTTCCGCGGCCGATCTATCTGATGGAGCTGTCTTGAGCGATGATGATGGCGGTAAGAAGTGTTTATCTGCTGTCGCTGCTGCTGCCGGCTGCTCGATCCGCAGGTTCAGCTacgcggaggtggaggcggcgaCGTCGAACTTCTCCGAGTCCGTCCTCCTCGGCCGCGGCAGCCACGGCGCCGTCTACAAGGCCGTCCTCCGCGGCTTCGCCCGCCCAGTCGCCGTCAAGCgcccctcgcgccgccgccccccTTCTCCGCCCGCTCCCGCGGCCGCGCGCGACGAGGTGGAGAACGAGATCGACATCCTCTCGTCCCTCCGCGGCCCCCGCCTCGTCAACCTCCTCGGCTTCTCCGCCTCCgacgggggcgggggcgggggcgggcggGAGGTGGTGCTGGTGATGGAGTACATGCCGAACGGGACCTTGTACGACCTGCTGCACTCCAACCCCCGCCCGCCCGGCTGGGCCCGCCGGATGCGGCTGGCGCTGCAGACCGCCAAGGCGCTGCTGACGCTCCACTCCGCCCGCCCGCCCGTCATCCACCGCGACGTCAAGTCCGCCAACGTCCTCCTCGACCGCAACCTCGACGCCCGCCTCGGCGACTTCGGCTCCGGCggaaccgccgccgccgccgcctccgcctccgcctccgcctccgctgccgGCTCTACCCCTCCAGCCGGCACTCTCGGCTACCTCGACCCCTCCTACGTCACGCCCGACAGCCTCAGCACCAAGACCGACGTCTTCAGCTTCGGAATCCTGCTCCTCGAGATCATGAGCGGCCGCAAGGCCATCGACGTCGCCCACTCCCCGCCCTCCGTCGTCGAGTGGGCCGTCCCGCTCCTCCGCAAGGGGAAGGTCGCGGCGCTCTTCGATCCCCGCATCCCCCCGCCCCGAGACCCCGCCGCGCGGCGCCGCCTCGCGGGGCTCGCGGCGAGCTGCGTGCGCTCCTGCAGGGAGCGCCGGCCCTCCATGGACCAGGTGGTCGACCAGCTCAAGGCGCTCAGCAGGACCCTGCCGTCCCGCGCCTGGAACGGCCTCGTCGTCGGTAATCCCTGCTCCGTCGTCGACACCCAGGGCGGCGCCATTTCGAAGCTGAGGCCCCACGGCGGCCTCAATTCCGAATTGCGATTTATCAACGAAGACGAAATTGAAGAGCCCGAGCCCTCTGCCAGTGCCGCCGCTgtcgaggaggagaaggagaaggaggaggacgaggacgaggacgaggaaaCCCTGATTTTCGCCAAGAAGCCGCCTTCCGCCGCGGCGAAGGGATCCCGCCCGTCAAGGAATGCGAAGGTGTTCTCCGAAGCCGGCACAAGGGAAAGTAGGAATCTGATGGAACTCATGGCAGACAGCAGTTTCGTCAGCGGCCAGAGATCTATCATCAGCAGGGCGAGAACGGTCCATCTTGCACGATCCGTTTGCGATGACAAGAATTCGCTGCCGTTcttgaggaggaatcaaacagTAAGAACAGTCCTGTTTGAGAAAATATCGAGTTGA